One stretch of Dethiosulfovibrio peptidovorans DNA includes these proteins:
- a CDS encoding tRNA uridine-5-carboxymethylaminomethyl(34) synthesis enzyme MnmG, translated as PEKNSHILFFEPVAKGSREIYVQNFSTSLPYDIQLAMTRTLPGCSAAKILRPGYAIEYDYINPTSLTPWLETKNIQRLFFAGQINGTSGYEEAASQGLLAGINAVLCLRGDEPLVLGRHEAYMGVLVDDLVTKGTREPYRMLTSRCEYRLLLRHDNADQRLACLGRRLGLLDDQRWAVLEKRWEIINRETNRLEKSRIYPSKRLNDDLIALGESPLDRTVSGDDLLRRPKVTYDMIVNYLPSEVEIDRDLTHRVEVQIKYAGYIDRQLRSVHKLERMENLTIPDDFDYRSISGLLTESLEKLEQIRPMTLGQAGRISGVTPTDLELLSTALSARKRHS; from the coding sequence TCCTGAAAAAAATAGTCATATTCTTTTTTTTGAGCCCGTAGCTAAAGGGAGTCGGGAAATATACGTTCAAAATTTTTCAACGAGCCTGCCCTATGATATTCAGCTCGCTATGACCAGAACCCTTCCGGGATGTTCTGCTGCAAAAATACTCCGTCCAGGATATGCCATCGAATACGATTACATTAATCCAACAAGCCTTACTCCCTGGTTGGAAACTAAAAATATACAGAGGTTGTTTTTTGCTGGACAGATCAACGGAACATCAGGGTACGAGGAGGCTGCATCTCAAGGACTTCTTGCTGGGATCAACGCTGTTCTTTGTCTTAGAGGTGATGAGCCTCTGGTTTTAGGACGTCATGAAGCCTATATGGGGGTCTTAGTGGATGATCTTGTGACTAAGGGTACCAGGGAGCCTTATCGGATGTTGACCAGTCGGTGTGAATATCGACTGTTGCTTCGACATGATAATGCTGATCAACGTCTGGCCTGTTTGGGTCGTCGTCTTGGTCTTTTGGACGATCAGCGATGGGCTGTTTTGGAAAAAAGATGGGAAATTATAAACAGAGAAACTAACCGCTTAGAAAAGAGCAGGATATATCCCAGTAAACGCCTGAACGATGATCTGATAGCTCTGGGTGAATCTCCGTTAGATCGAACTGTCAGCGGAGACGATCTTTTAAGACGCCCAAAAGTTACCTACGATATGATCGTTAATTATTTACCATCCGAAGTTGAGATCGATAGGGATTTGACTCATAGGGTGGAGGTTCAGATCAAATATGCAGGTTATATAGATCGTCAACTTCGTTCTGTACATAAATTGGAGAGGATGGAAAACTTGACTATCCCTGATGATTTTGATTATCGTTCTATAAGTGGGCTTCTCACCGAAAGTTTGGAAAAATTAGAACAGATTCGTCCCATGACTTTGGGGCAAGCAGGTCGGATATCCGGCGTGACCCCCACCGATTTAGAGCTTCTGTCCACAGCTCTAAGCGCTAGGAAACGACATTCATGA